From the Calderihabitans maritimus genome, one window contains:
- the purD gene encoding phosphoribosylamine--glycine ligase, with translation MKVLVVGGGGREHALVWKVAQSPKVSRIFCTPGNAGIAELATCVDIKAEDIESLLEFARKEKIDLTLVGPEAPLVAGIVDDFQKEGLKIFGPRKAAAAIEGSKLLAKEIMTKYHIPTARYASFTDPQEAKRYIEQYGAPCVVKADGLAAGKGVIVARQKDEALEAINLIMEEKVFGRAGNKVVIEEYLEGEEVSILAFTDGETVVPMVSAQDHKPVFDADQGPNTGGMGAYSPAPVYTPEVHRQVMEKILKPVIRGLKEEGRPYRGVIYAGLMVTEEGPKVLEFNCRFGDPEAQPVLMRLETDLIDIVEAVLAGRLAEQEISWREEAAVCVVLASGGYPGKYEKGKPIQGLKDIPEHTYVFHAGTALKDGQVVTNGGRVLGVTSRGDTIEQAIARAYQAVEKIYFEGMHYRRDIGKKALDRLG, from the coding sequence ATGAAGGTACTGGTAGTCGGTGGAGGAGGCCGGGAGCATGCTCTGGTCTGGAAAGTGGCCCAAAGCCCGAAGGTCAGCCGTATTTTTTGTACTCCCGGCAATGCTGGTATTGCAGAGCTGGCCACCTGTGTGGACATTAAGGCGGAAGATATAGAAAGTTTACTGGAGTTTGCCCGCAAGGAAAAAATAGATCTGACCCTGGTGGGACCAGAAGCGCCTCTGGTGGCAGGAATTGTGGACGACTTTCAGAAAGAGGGCTTGAAAATTTTTGGGCCCCGTAAGGCGGCAGCAGCAATTGAAGGAAGTAAACTGCTGGCCAAGGAAATCATGACTAAGTACCATATTCCGACCGCCCGTTATGCTTCTTTTACTGATCCGCAAGAAGCCAAGCGTTATATAGAACAATATGGGGCTCCTTGTGTGGTCAAGGCCGATGGCCTGGCGGCGGGTAAAGGGGTCATAGTGGCCCGGCAGAAAGATGAGGCTCTGGAAGCCATCAACCTTATTATGGAAGAAAAGGTATTTGGCAGGGCCGGTAACAAGGTGGTCATCGAGGAATACCTGGAAGGGGAAGAGGTAAGCATACTGGCCTTTACCGATGGGGAGACGGTAGTTCCCATGGTTTCTGCCCAGGACCACAAACCGGTGTTTGACGCTGACCAAGGTCCCAACACCGGTGGTATGGGAGCCTATTCCCCAGCTCCGGTGTACACGCCTGAAGTACACCGGCAGGTGATGGAAAAGATTCTTAAGCCGGTTATACGAGGCTTGAAGGAAGAAGGAAGGCCTTACCGGGGCGTTATTTATGCCGGGTTAATGGTGACGGAAGAAGGGCCCAAAGTGCTGGAGTTCAACTGCCGCTTCGGTGACCCGGAGGCCCAGCCGGTACTGATGCGTTTAGAAACTGACTTAATTGATATTGTGGAAGCAGTACTCGCCGGACGCCTGGCCGAACAGGAAATATCCTGGAGGGAAGAAGCCGCCGTTTGTGTGGTACTGGCTTCCGGAGGTTATCCCGGTAAATACGAAAAAGGAAAACCTATCCAGGGTCTGAAGGACATTCCGGAACATACTTATGTATTCCACGCGGGAACGGCCTTGAAAGACGGGCAGGTAGTAACTAACGGGGGAAGAGTACTAGGAGTGACCTCCCGGGGAGATACTATTGAGCAGGCTATTGCCCGGGCTTACCAGGCGGTGGAAAAAATCTATTTTGAGGGAATGCATTATCGCCGGGATATCGGAAAGAAAGCACTGGACAGGCTTGGTTAA
- the purH gene encoding bifunctional phosphoribosylaminoimidazolecarboxamide formyltransferase/IMP cyclohydrolase, which translates to MQKRALISVSDKTGVVEFARGLKELGYEVVSTGGTAKKLREAGVEVTYISEVTGFPEILDGRVKTLHPKVHGGILARRTAEHLQELAANDIVPIDIVAVNLYPFRATIQKAGVTLQEAIENIDIGGPTMVRAAAKNFEHVVIVVNPGRYPEVLRELQEQGKVTRETRLQLAVEAFAHTAEYDRLITEYLSKIAAKKEDKFPPVFILSGIRAMNLRYGENPHQQAAFYREEGVEGACVSTARQLQGKELSFNNIADINAAFELVREFNRPAAVVIKHTNPCGVAVADNLADAYCRAFNADPVSAFGGIVGFNRQVDAATAREMVKTFLEAVIAPGYTDEALEILGEKESLRVLATGDMSPTNQDYEVKKVNGGFLVQELDRGKVTENDLKVVTEKKPTREQVEDLLFAWKVVKHVKSNAIVVAKGGVTLGVGAGQMNRVGAARIALEQAGDQVRGAVLASDAFFPFADTVEQAARAGITAIIQPGGSLRDEESIRAANKHGIAMVFTGMRHFKH; encoded by the coding sequence GTGCAGAAGAGGGCTTTGATCAGCGTTTCTGACAAGACCGGAGTGGTGGAGTTTGCCCGGGGTTTGAAGGAGTTGGGTTATGAAGTGGTTTCCACCGGCGGCACGGCAAAAAAATTGAGGGAAGCCGGGGTCGAGGTAACTTACATAAGCGAGGTTACCGGATTTCCGGAAATTTTGGACGGGCGGGTTAAGACCCTGCATCCTAAAGTCCATGGAGGCATTTTGGCTCGGCGGACGGCGGAACACCTTCAGGAGCTGGCAGCCAACGACATTGTACCTATAGACATTGTGGCAGTCAATTTATATCCCTTCCGGGCCACCATTCAAAAAGCGGGAGTAACTCTGCAGGAAGCCATCGAGAATATTGATATCGGCGGGCCGACCATGGTTCGCGCTGCGGCCAAGAATTTTGAACACGTGGTTATCGTGGTCAACCCGGGTCGCTATCCGGAAGTTTTGAGAGAATTGCAGGAACAGGGAAAGGTTACCCGGGAAACCAGACTCCAACTGGCGGTGGAAGCTTTTGCCCATACGGCTGAATACGACCGGTTAATTACGGAATATTTGAGTAAGATTGCCGCCAAGAAAGAGGATAAATTCCCCCCTGTATTCATCCTGTCCGGAATCCGGGCCATGAATCTACGGTACGGAGAGAACCCTCACCAGCAGGCGGCTTTTTACCGGGAAGAAGGGGTAGAGGGGGCTTGTGTATCGACTGCCCGGCAGCTACAGGGTAAAGAACTTTCTTTCAACAATATTGCCGACATCAATGCAGCTTTCGAACTGGTACGGGAATTTAACCGACCGGCGGCAGTGGTCATCAAGCATACCAACCCGTGCGGTGTGGCGGTGGCGGACAACTTAGCCGATGCCTACTGCAGGGCCTTTAATGCCGATCCGGTATCGGCCTTCGGAGGTATAGTAGGCTTCAACCGGCAGGTTGACGCGGCCACGGCCCGGGAGATGGTAAAAACTTTTTTGGAAGCGGTGATCGCTCCAGGATATACGGACGAGGCACTGGAAATATTGGGAGAAAAAGAAAGCCTGCGGGTACTGGCAACCGGTGATATGTCTCCCACCAACCAGGATTATGAGGTTAAAAAGGTGAACGGAGGTTTCCTGGTGCAGGAACTTGACCGGGGTAAGGTCACTGAAAATGATTTAAAGGTGGTCACGGAAAAGAAACCTACCCGGGAGCAAGTCGAGGACCTGCTTTTTGCTTGGAAGGTGGTTAAACACGTCAAATCCAATGCCATCGTGGTGGCCAAGGGTGGAGTTACTTTAGGGGTAGGTGCCGGGCAGATGAACCGGGTCGGCGCGGCTCGGATAGCTTTAGAGCAGGCCGGGGATCAGGTCCGGGGAGCAGTTCTGGCCTCCGATGCCTTCTTCCCCTTTGCCGATACCGTGGAGCAGGCGGCCAGGGCGGGTATAACCGCTATTATCCAGCCGGGAGGTTCCCTGCGGGATGAGGAATCCATTCGGGCCGCCAACAAGCACGGCATAGCTATGGTCTTCACGGGAATGAGACATTTCAAACATTAA
- the purN gene encoding phosphoribosylglycinamide formyltransferase, producing the protein MGLLKLGVLASGRGSNLQAIIDAIERNELDASIEVVISNRAGAKALERAKNHNIPAIYVDPKEYTGKEEYDLALVKVLKRYEVELVVLAGFMRLLTPRFIEHFPNRIVNIHPSLLPAFPGLEAQKQAWEYGVRYSGCTVHFVDENMDTGPIIDQEVVPVYQDDTAETLAERILEREHRLYPRVLQWIAEGRVKVRGRKVYISGLSNERNDTA; encoded by the coding sequence GTGGGGTTATTGAAATTAGGAGTTTTGGCTTCAGGGAGAGGTTCCAATCTGCAGGCCATCATTGATGCCATTGAACGAAATGAATTAGATGCCAGCATTGAAGTCGTAATCAGCAACCGGGCAGGAGCAAAGGCATTGGAGAGAGCCAAAAATCATAATATTCCGGCCATTTATGTGGACCCGAAAGAATATACCGGCAAAGAAGAATACGACCTGGCATTGGTGAAGGTCTTAAAGAGATACGAAGTGGAACTGGTAGTGCTGGCCGGTTTTATGCGGCTACTAACTCCCCGGTTTATAGAACACTTTCCCAATCGCATTGTCAACATTCACCCTTCTTTACTGCCGGCTTTTCCGGGGCTGGAGGCTCAAAAGCAGGCCTGGGAGTACGGGGTACGTTATTCCGGATGTACGGTTCATTTTGTGGATGAAAACATGGATACCGGTCCCATTATCGACCAGGAGGTAGTTCCCGTATACCAGGATGATACGGCGGAAACTCTGGCCGAAAGAATCCTGGAACGGGAACACCGGCTTTATCCCCGCGTTTTGCAATGGATTGCTGAGGGAAGAGTAAAGGTACGGGGGAGAAAGGTTTATATCAGCGGACTGAGTAACGAGAGGAATGATACCGCGTAA
- the purM gene encoding phosphoribosylformylglycinamidine cyclo-ligase, which translates to MTYREAGVDIDAGNRAVALIKEHLARTRRPEVLADIGGFGGLFSLDISRYRQPVLVSGTDGVGTKLRIAMLMDKHDTIGIDAVAMCVNDVLVLGAEPLFFLDYLAVGKLKPERVAEIVKGIAAGCEQAGCALIGGETAEMPGFYGEEEYDVAGFAVGVVDRDKIIDGSRIKPGDRLIGLASSGLHSNGFSLARRVLLEAAGLSVDDFVPRLGKTLGEEMLTPTRIYVKPVLELLSRFDIKGMAHITGGGMVENIPRILPEGTEAVLEVSAWPVPEIFKFIQEKGNIEESEMWRTFNMGIGMVLVVPPGQVQEILQYLADRKETAYLIGEIREGNPQVRFI; encoded by the coding sequence ATGACTTACCGGGAGGCCGGAGTAGATATAGATGCCGGTAACCGGGCCGTTGCTCTTATCAAGGAACACCTGGCTCGCACGAGGCGGCCGGAGGTGCTGGCTGATATAGGAGGATTCGGGGGCCTGTTTTCTCTGGATATTTCTCGCTATCGGCAGCCGGTTCTGGTATCTGGAACTGACGGGGTAGGCACCAAGCTGCGGATAGCTATGTTGATGGACAAGCATGATACTATTGGTATCGATGCTGTGGCCATGTGCGTCAATGATGTTTTGGTATTGGGAGCCGAGCCTCTCTTTTTCCTGGATTACCTGGCGGTCGGCAAATTGAAGCCGGAAAGAGTGGCGGAGATAGTGAAGGGCATAGCCGCAGGGTGTGAACAGGCCGGGTGTGCGCTGATCGGCGGGGAGACGGCAGAAATGCCAGGATTTTACGGAGAGGAAGAATACGACGTGGCCGGGTTTGCCGTGGGGGTGGTAGACCGGGATAAAATTATAGACGGCTCCCGTATTAAACCCGGGGACCGGTTAATCGGCCTGGCATCTTCGGGTTTGCACAGCAACGGTTTTTCCCTGGCCCGGCGGGTACTTCTGGAAGCGGCAGGGCTTAGCGTAGATGATTTCGTACCCCGGCTGGGTAAGACACTGGGGGAGGAAATGTTAACTCCCACCCGCATTTATGTCAAACCGGTACTGGAACTCTTGTCCCGGTTTGATATAAAGGGGATGGCCCATATAACCGGGGGAGGGATGGTGGAAAACATTCCGCGCATTTTGCCGGAAGGAACGGAAGCCGTCCTAGAGGTTTCCGCTTGGCCGGTCCCGGAAATATTTAAATTTATCCAGGAAAAAGGGAATATAGAAGAGAGCGAGATGTGGCGTACCTTCAATATGGGTATCGGTATGGTGCTGGTGGTACCGCCGGGGCAGGTGCAGGAAATTCTGCAATACCTTGCGGACAGGAAGGAAACGGCTTATCTTATAGGCGAAATTCGAGAAGGAAATCCACAGGTAAGATTTATATAA
- the purF gene encoding amidophosphoribosyltransferase: MPHGLTYWDKPRDECGVFGIYGPGMNVAELTYFGIYALQHRGQESAGIAVSDGKNFSLHKNMGLVAEVFNEDILAKLRGHIAIGHVRYSTTGSSLPVNAQPLAFRYLQGMVALAHNGNLVNANQLRQTLASTGSVFQSTTDSEIIVNLIAHYGQNPIEEAIMKCMIDMKGTYSLVVMTENKLLGVRDPYGNRPLCIGQLDDAYVIASESCALDTIGARFLRDVNPGEIVIVDENGLRSIQTMAAPHQALCIFEFIYLARPDSCIDGQNVNAARRALGRQLAREKKVDADIVISVPDSGTAAAMGYAEASGIPFQEGLMKNRYVGRTFIQPTQELRDLGVRLKLNPIRQVLEGKRVILVDDSIVRGTTSKKIVEMLRKAGVKEVHMMVSSAPILYPCYYGIDTSARSELIAAQHDLEEITRYIGADSLHYLSLEGMLEAMEKPAEDFCVACFSGNYPAGIPRFDDRGKYILEGEG, from the coding sequence ATGCCGCATGGGCTGACATACTGGGATAAACCGAGGGATGAATGTGGAGTATTTGGTATCTACGGTCCCGGAATGAACGTGGCTGAATTGACTTATTTCGGTATTTATGCTTTGCAACATCGCGGGCAGGAAAGTGCCGGTATAGCGGTCTCCGACGGAAAAAACTTCAGCCTGCATAAAAATATGGGACTGGTTGCCGAAGTCTTCAATGAAGATATACTGGCCAAGCTCCGGGGACATATAGCTATCGGGCATGTACGATATTCTACTACCGGCTCCAGCCTGCCTGTCAATGCCCAGCCGCTTGCCTTTCGTTATCTACAGGGCATGGTGGCTCTGGCCCATAACGGTAATCTGGTCAACGCCAATCAATTGCGGCAGACACTGGCTTCTACCGGCTCGGTTTTTCAGTCGACCACCGACAGTGAAATAATTGTCAACCTTATCGCTCACTACGGGCAGAACCCCATTGAAGAGGCTATTATGAAGTGCATGATAGATATGAAGGGTACCTATTCTCTGGTGGTTATGACGGAAAACAAGCTGCTGGGGGTTCGGGATCCTTACGGCAACCGTCCCCTGTGCATCGGCCAGCTTGACGACGCGTACGTTATTGCTTCCGAAAGTTGCGCTCTGGATACCATAGGCGCCCGTTTCCTACGGGATGTTAATCCCGGAGAAATTGTGATTGTCGACGAAAACGGCTTGAGGTCTATTCAGACTATGGCCGCTCCCCATCAGGCCTTGTGTATATTCGAATTTATCTACCTGGCCCGTCCCGACAGTTGCATTGACGGTCAAAATGTCAATGCGGCGCGGCGGGCTTTGGGAAGACAGCTGGCTCGGGAGAAAAAAGTAGATGCGGATATAGTAATATCTGTTCCTGATTCCGGGACCGCAGCGGCTATGGGTTATGCCGAAGCGTCCGGGATTCCCTTTCAAGAAGGGCTGATGAAGAACCGGTATGTAGGGCGCACCTTTATCCAACCTACCCAGGAATTACGGGATTTGGGCGTGCGTTTGAAACTGAATCCTATCCGGCAGGTCCTGGAAGGCAAGAGAGTTATTTTGGTGGACGATTCTATCGTCAGGGGAACCACCAGCAAAAAAATTGTAGAGATGCTGCGGAAGGCAGGAGTTAAAGAGGTCCACATGATGGTAAGTTCCGCGCCTATTCTCTATCCCTGTTATTACGGCATCGATACTTCAGCCCGGTCTGAGCTCATTGCCGCCCAGCATGACCTGGAGGAGATAACCCGGTATATTGGAGCGGATAGCCTGCATTACTTGAGTCTAGAGGGCATGCTGGAAGCTATGGAAAAACCGGCGGAGGATTTCTGTGTAGCCTGCTTTAGCGGTAACTACCCGGCCGGAATTCCTCGTTTTGATGATAGAGGGAAATATATTCTGGAGGGGGAAGGCTGA
- the purL gene encoding phosphoribosylformylglycinamidine synthase subunit PurL, which produces MDGKVWREMGLSDSEYERIKEILGREPNYVELGMFAVMWSEHCSYKNSKPVLRLFPTEGPHVLQGPGENAGIVDIGDGQAVVFKIESHNHPSAIEPFQGAATGVGGIIRDVFTMGARPVALLNSLRFGKLEDERVKYLFNGVVSGIAFYGNCVGIPTVGGEVYFSKGYTGNPLVNAMCVGLIDHKDIARGIASGVGNSVMVVGARTGRDGIHGATFASEELSEESEERRPAVQVGDPFMEKLLLEACLELIRGGHVVGMQDMGAAGLTSSSCEMATRGNTGMEIDVSLVPRREEGMTPYEVMLSESQERMLVIPKKGSEEKVKEVFARWGLEAVVVGRVTDDGILRIKDGEEVVAEIPAKALTEQCPVYNPAQKVPAYLREVQEYDPGRLPEPEDYNRALLSLLRSPNIASKEWVYRQYDHMVRTNTVVPPGSDAAVIRIKGTSKGLALTTDCNGRYCYLDPYLGGAIAVAEAARNLVCSGARPLAVTDCLNFGNPEKPEIFWQFYQAVLGMSEACRVLETPVVSGNVSFYNETDGVAVYPTPVVGMVGLLEDIRFHCTQAFREEGDIILLLGETLPELGGSEYLEVMHGVEAGRPPQLDLNREKAVQHCCLEAIRRGLVKSAHDCSEGGLAVALAECCISGGTGAEIEIESSLKPHEVLFSESQSRIILTATEADVPAVKELAGQEGVPFAVLGRVSGDKLIISINRQGTAERLIDLPVREMEEAWREEIRCRMG; this is translated from the coding sequence TTGGACGGTAAGGTTTGGCGGGAAATGGGATTGAGTGATAGCGAGTACGAAAGGATTAAAGAAATCCTGGGAAGGGAACCTAATTATGTAGAACTGGGCATGTTTGCCGTGATGTGGTCGGAACATTGTAGTTACAAGAACTCCAAACCGGTACTCCGGTTGTTTCCAACTGAAGGGCCTCATGTCCTGCAGGGTCCGGGAGAAAATGCCGGTATAGTGGATATTGGCGATGGGCAGGCAGTGGTCTTTAAGATTGAAAGTCACAATCACCCATCAGCCATCGAGCCCTTTCAAGGGGCTGCCACCGGGGTGGGCGGAATCATTCGGGACGTGTTTACCATGGGCGCGCGGCCAGTTGCCCTTCTCAATTCCCTGCGCTTTGGGAAGCTGGAAGACGAACGGGTCAAGTACCTGTTCAACGGGGTAGTGAGTGGCATTGCCTTTTACGGAAACTGCGTGGGAATTCCTACGGTAGGCGGAGAAGTCTATTTCAGCAAAGGTTACACCGGTAATCCTCTGGTTAATGCCATGTGTGTCGGACTGATTGATCACAAGGATATAGCCCGGGGGATAGCTTCCGGTGTGGGTAACTCGGTTATGGTAGTAGGGGCCAGAACGGGTAGGGACGGAATTCACGGGGCTACTTTTGCCTCTGAAGAATTAAGTGAAGAATCGGAAGAACGCCGCCCGGCGGTTCAGGTAGGAGACCCGTTTATGGAAAAACTGTTGCTGGAAGCATGCCTGGAGTTAATTCGGGGTGGCCACGTGGTGGGAATGCAGGATATGGGGGCTGCTGGTTTGACAAGCTCTTCCTGCGAGATGGCCACCCGCGGTAATACAGGCATGGAAATAGACGTTTCCCTGGTGCCGCGGCGGGAAGAAGGTATGACTCCTTACGAGGTAATGCTTTCCGAATCCCAGGAGCGCATGCTGGTCATACCCAAAAAAGGCAGCGAAGAAAAGGTAAAAGAAGTCTTCGCCCGATGGGGCCTGGAAGCGGTAGTGGTGGGCCGGGTTACCGATGACGGTATACTGCGGATTAAGGACGGGGAAGAAGTAGTGGCCGAAATACCGGCCAAGGCCTTGACGGAGCAATGTCCTGTTTATAATCCTGCCCAAAAAGTCCCGGCTTACCTGCGGGAAGTTCAGGAGTATGACCCGGGCCGGCTGCCGGAGCCGGAGGACTATAACCGGGCACTATTGAGCCTGTTGCGTTCTCCTAACATAGCCAGCAAGGAATGGGTATACCGCCAGTATGATCATATGGTCAGGACCAATACTGTGGTACCGCCCGGTTCCGACGCGGCGGTCATCCGTATCAAGGGTACCTCCAAGGGTTTGGCTTTAACCACCGATTGCAACGGAAGGTACTGTTATCTGGACCCCTACTTGGGCGGCGCGATTGCTGTGGCTGAGGCGGCCCGCAATCTGGTATGTTCGGGAGCCAGGCCTCTGGCGGTAACTGACTGCCTGAATTTCGGCAATCCCGAGAAACCGGAAATTTTCTGGCAGTTTTACCAGGCGGTTCTCGGGATGAGTGAAGCCTGCCGGGTGCTGGAAACACCGGTAGTTAGCGGTAACGTAAGCTTCTATAATGAAACTGACGGTGTGGCCGTCTACCCGACCCCTGTGGTAGGTATGGTCGGACTGCTGGAAGACATAAGATTTCACTGTACTCAGGCTTTCCGGGAAGAAGGAGATATTATCCTGCTCCTGGGTGAGACCCTCCCTGAACTGGGCGGAAGCGAATACCTGGAGGTAATGCACGGCGTAGAAGCAGGAAGACCGCCGCAATTGGACCTGAATCGGGAAAAGGCAGTCCAACATTGCTGCCTAGAGGCTATAAGAAGAGGACTGGTTAAGTCGGCTCACGATTGTTCCGAGGGAGGGCTGGCGGTGGCCCTGGCGGAATGCTGCATCAGCGGTGGTACCGGAGCGGAAATAGAGATAGAAAGTTCCCTGAAACCTCATGAAGTCCTTTTCAGCGAATCTCAGTCCCGAATAATTTTAACCGCTACCGAGGCTGACGTTCCGGCGGTTAAAGAGCTGGCGGGACAGGAAGGCGTGCCGTTTGCCGTTCTCGGGCGGGTAAGTGGTGACAAACTTATTATATCCATAAACCGGCAGGGAACAGCAGAGCGGCTGATTGACCTGCCGGTGCGGGAGATGGAAGAGGCCTGGCGGGAGGAGATAAGATGCCGCATGGGCTGA
- the purQ gene encoding phosphoribosylformylglycinamidine synthase subunit PurQ: protein MKFGVVVFPGSNCDADVKYVLEEVMKQPTDYIWHQETSVEGYDCIILPGGFSYGDYLRTGAIARFSPIMKAVEEFADRGGLVLGICNGFQILLEAGLLPGAMKINDDLQFHCHYTYLRVENNRTPFTNLLQEKQVIRIPIAHGEGNFYADEETLRELEENGQVVFRYCTPEGEITPEANPNGSVNNIAGICNKDRNILGMMPHPERCAEEILGGTDGSLIFASILEWWERGGKLGR from the coding sequence ATGAAATTTGGGGTAGTGGTATTCCCCGGTTCCAATTGTGATGCTGACGTAAAGTATGTGCTGGAAGAAGTAATGAAACAGCCGACGGACTACATCTGGCATCAGGAAACATCGGTGGAGGGCTATGATTGCATTATCCTCCCCGGAGGTTTTTCCTACGGCGATTACCTCCGTACCGGGGCAATTGCCCGTTTTTCTCCCATTATGAAAGCGGTGGAGGAGTTTGCCGATCGGGGAGGTTTGGTCCTAGGAATTTGCAACGGTTTTCAGATCTTGCTGGAAGCGGGTTTGCTGCCTGGAGCAATGAAAATCAACGATGACCTCCAGTTTCATTGCCATTACACTTACCTGCGGGTGGAAAACAACAGGACTCCTTTTACCAACCTGTTGCAGGAAAAGCAGGTAATCCGTATACCCATTGCCCATGGGGAGGGGAACTTTTACGCCGATGAGGAAACGCTGCGAGAACTAGAGGAAAACGGTCAGGTAGTGTTCCGTTACTGTACTCCGGAAGGGGAGATAACCCCTGAAGCTAACCCCAATGGTTCGGTAAACAATATTGCCGGTATTTGTAACAAAGACCGCAATATTTTAGGAATGATGCCTCACCCGGAACGCTGTGCCGAGGAAATACTGGGGGGAACCGACGGAAGCCTGATTTTTGCCTCCATACTGGAGTGGTGGGAACGAGGTGGTAAGCTTGGACGGTAA
- the purS gene encoding phosphoribosylformylglycinamidine synthase subunit PurS — protein MFYGKIYVTLKKGVLDPQGSTVQRSLHALGYSNVAEVRIGKFMEVKLDSSSREEAARQLDEMCRRLLANPVIEDYTFEVTEV, from the coding sequence ATGTTTTACGGAAAGATTTATGTTACTTTGAAGAAGGGTGTTTTAGATCCCCAGGGGAGTACAGTCCAGCGTTCTCTTCATGCCTTGGGCTATTCCAATGTGGCTGAGGTTCGTATCGGCAAGTTCATGGAGGTAAAACTGGATAGCAGTAGTCGAGAAGAAGCCGCTCGGCAACTGGATGAAATGTGTCGGCGATTGTTGGCCAATCCGGTTATTGAAGACTACACATTTGAGGTAACGGAGGTATAG
- the purC gene encoding phosphoribosylaminoimidazolesuccinocarboxamide synthase — protein MVQKRDFLYEGKAKRIYQTDDENLVWIEYKDEATAFDGLKKGVISGKGYYNNQISAILFAWLEEKGIPTHFVELAGEREMIVKRLEIIPVEVVARNVAAGSLSKRLGLEEGTPLQRPVLEFYYKCDELHDPMINEYHIATLELATSEQMDIIKKRAWEINELLTGYFKEKGIILVDFKLEFGIHQGEVLLGDEISPDTCRFWDAESREKLDKDRFRRDLGGVEEAYREILNRLKGGR, from the coding sequence ATGGTTCAGAAGAGAGATTTTCTTTACGAAGGCAAGGCCAAGAGGATCTATCAAACTGATGACGAGAATCTGGTCTGGATTGAATATAAGGACGAGGCCACTGCTTTTGACGGGTTGAAAAAAGGTGTCATTTCCGGCAAAGGGTATTACAACAATCAAATTTCAGCTATTCTTTTTGCGTGGTTGGAAGAAAAAGGAATACCAACTCATTTTGTAGAACTAGCGGGCGAGCGGGAGATGATTGTGAAGAGATTGGAGATTATTCCGGTAGAGGTAGTAGCCCGCAACGTGGCAGCCGGCAGCCTTTCCAAAAGGTTGGGCCTGGAGGAAGGAACTCCCCTGCAGAGACCCGTTCTGGAGTTCTACTATAAATGCGATGAACTCCATGATCCCATGATAAACGAATACCATATCGCAACCCTGGAACTGGCCACTTCGGAGCAGATGGATATTATCAAGAAGAGAGCCTGGGAAATAAACGAATTACTGACCGGATATTTTAAGGAAAAGGGAATTATTCTGGTGGATTTTAAACTGGAGTTCGGTATTCACCAAGGGGAGGTGCTCCTGGGGGATGAAATTTCCCCGGATACCTGTCGTTTTTGGGATGCTGAGAGCCGGGAGAAACTGGATAAGGACCGGTTTCGGCGAGATTTAGGCGGTGTCGAGGAAGCTTACCGGGAAATTTTAAACCGTTTAAAGGGAGGCCGGTAA